The sequence below is a genomic window from Thermodesulfobacteriota bacterium.
CTGGAAGAGCCGGAAGCTCTCCACCGGGTCGGCGGACAGCCCCAGGTCCATCCCCGCCTCGTGGTATTTCAGCTCCGGCCGTCCCGCCAGGATCCGGTCGAGCGCGGTCCGCAGCGGCACGGAGAAGTAGAAGGTGATGTCGGGCTGGAAGGCGAAGCTGTAGAGCTGGTCGACCCATTCCGCCGGGCATCCCCTCACGGTGTCCCGGGCCAGGGCGGTGAACTTGTAGCGGTCGGCCAGGACGATGAAGCCCGCCTGGAGCATGGGCAGGATGTTCCGCTCGTACCGGTCCGCGAAGTCGGTGCAGTGGATGAGGGAGAACGTCGTCGGGGTGAGCAGGTTCCGCTTCTTCCCCTTCCGGGTGGCGTCCCGGACGAGGGCCGAGGAGTTCCACTCCGTGAAGAAAACCTTGTACCCCGAAAGCTGCAGCCACCGCTGGATGAGGTGCACCTGCGTGGATTTCCCGGACCCGTCCAGCCCCTCGACGGCGATCAGCTTTCCCGGGGTGTCGTTGCGAAGCGGTTGCGTCGTCATCCTCGTCACCCTTCCGGCTCGACGGCCAGCCGCATCTCGATCCCGAACTGCTCC
It includes:
- the tmk gene encoding dTMP kinase, producing the protein MTTQPLRNDTPGKLIAVEGLDGSGKSTQVHLIQRWLQLSGYKVFFTEWNSSALVRDATRKGKKRNLLTPTTFSLIHCTDFADRYERNILPMLQAGFIVLADRYKFTALARDTVRGCPAEWVDQLYSFAFQPDITFYFSVPLRTALDRILAGRPELKYHEAGMDLGLSADPVESFRLFQGRIHKAYEALARKHGFTRIDSARPVEAVQEEVRAILRERIALARYKAVQRRVSP